The genomic interval GTTTTATTTTCATATTTTATATATTTTTCTAGCATTTTTTCTATTTTTATGATATATAAATTCTTATATAATAGATAGGACAATTGGCCCATTAAGGAGAATTTATGAAAAAAATAGAACAATATATAACCTCTTATAATTTAGACGATATTTTAATTAAAGAAGTTCATGAAAAATTACTAATAAAGCACTATAAAAAAGGAGAATACATTTTAGAAGCTCACAAAGGAACTAATAGTATTTATTTTATAGTAGAAGGAACTGTTGAAGTTTCCTGTATTCTTGATAATGGAAATCAAATATGCTTAAATATACTTAGACCTTTAGAAATTTTTGGGGATATTGAATATATTAACAAAGAGGAAGTTCTGTTTGATGTAGTAGCTAAAAGTGATGTTATTGTCATACTTTTACCTTTTCAATTAGCAAAAGACTATCTCGAAGACAATATTAACTTTTGGAGATTTTTAGCTATTGAAGGAAATAAAAAACTTTTAAATACAAATAGAGCTATATTTTATAAAAGTACTTTAAAAGCAAAAGATATTTTTATAAAATATCTTGAGGATAATGGTGGAGAAATAACTTTTAAATCTCTAGATGAACTTTCTGGTAGGCTTAATATAAGCTATCGAAACTTAACTAGAATAATTAAATTTTATATTAATAAGGGTACCATAGTTAAGGATAGAAATTTTATTAAAATTTTATAGGAGGTTTTTATTATGAAAAATTTTATTTACGATGTTCCAACGAGAGTTCTATTCGGAGAAGGACAAGTATCAAATGTAGGAAAAGAAGTAAAAAAACATGCAAGTAAAATTTTACTTCTTTATGGAAAAAATAGTATTAAAAAAAATGGATTATATGATGAAGTTATAAAATTTTTAACTAAAGAAAACATTGAAGTTATTGAACTTTCTGGAGTTGATCCTAACCCTAGAATTGAAACCGTTAGAGAGGGTGCTGATCTTTGTAGAAAACATAATTTAGAATTAATTTTAGCTGTTGGTGGTGGAAGTACTATCGATTGTGCAAAAGGAATAGCTGCTCAAACTAAATATCATGGAGATATTTGGAAAGATCTTTGTGTAGATAAAAAATTTGACCTATTAACTGAAGCATTACCTGTAGCTTCTATTTTAACTCTTGCTGCAACTGGAAGTGAAATGAATGGAAATAGTGTTTTATCTAATGTAAAAGAAAATTTAAAATTAGGATTTAATAGCTACATTTTAAGACCTGTATTTTCTATACTTGATCCAACATATACTTTTTCTGTTAATAAATACCAAACTGCTGCAGGCGCTGTTGATATAATGAGTCATATTTTTGAACAGTATTTTTCTCCAGATAAAAATGGATATTTACAAGCTCGTATGATGGAAGGACTTTTAAAAACAGTTATTCATTATGCTCCAATCGCTTATGATAATCCTACTAATTATGAAGCAAGAGCTAACATTATGTGGGCAAGCTCTTTATCTTTAAATGGTTTAACATCTGCTGGAAAAGAATCTACCGATTGGGCAACTCATCAAATAGAACATGAATTGAGCGCAAAGTATGATATTACTCACGGTGTTGGATTAGGAATCTTAACTCCTTATTGGATGGAGTATGTTCTTGATAAAGAAAATGTCCACAGATTTGTAGATTATGCAAATAATGTTTGGGGAATTTTTGGAGAAGATGATTTTGAAGTTGCTAAAAAAGTAATTACAAAAACAAGAGAATTTTTTGATTCTCTGGAGATTCCTTCTACTTTAACAGATATTGGAATTGATAGTTCAAGATTTGAAGAAATGGCAACTGGAGCAACAAGACTAGGACCAATAGGAACTATGAAAAAATTAAATTATAAAGATGTTTTAGAAATATTAACGATGTCTTTATAATATTATAATAGTCTGAGATTTATTCTCAGACTATTATTTTTCTTATTCTATTTGATTATAGGTTTTTTATTGGAGTTAAAAAATAAAAATATCAATACTATTCCTAAACATCCTCCCAAAGTATCTATAAAAACATCTTTTAAAGCTGGTCCTCTTCCAGGTACAAATCCCTGGTGAAATTCGTCTGTACAAGCATATAAAAAAGTTAAGGTTATGCTTATTATAACTGATTTTTTATCTAAACTTTTAAAACTTAAAAAATAACTACTCCCTAATATTAAATATATTGTAAAGTGTGCTAATTTTCTAATACCTAAATTAAATATATCTAAAAATTCTTTTAAATATTGAAGTATAAAATTTGATTGTTTCAATGATTCTTCACCATTTTGATGTGAAAACCAAAAGATTAAAATCATTATTGCTATAGAAATAATTCTAAATAACTTTATTCGACTCATTAGTAGCTCCTTGCTTTTTATATTTCATTTTATAAAGCTCTATATCTGCTTTTTTATATAAATTATTTAAATTTTCCTCTTGCTCTCTTTCCGCTAAACCAACGCTAATATTAAATTTTAAATCACCTAATAAATTTTCTTTTAAAATGTCTTTTTCCACTCTTTTTAAAATTTTTTCTAGCTCTTTTAAATTTCCATCTATTATTACCGCTAACTCATCGCCGCCGATTCTTATTACAAAGTCATTACTTTTTCTTACGTTTCTTTTTAAAATTTCTGCAATTTTTTTTAAGACTAAATCACCAACATCATGTCCTTTATCATCATTTATCTTTTTAAATTTATCAATATCTAAAAGCATCATAGAAAAAATCTTCGTTTTTTTATTTTCTAAAAGTTTATTCATCTTCTCTTCATAAAAATTTCTATTATATATTCCTGTTAAAATATCCTTGTATACTTTCTCTTTTAAATCAAGTGTTTTCTTTTTAGAAGCTGTAATCTCTTTAACCATTCCTAAGATTCCATAACTATTATTTCCTAAATCTACTCTAGATTTGAATGTTTGATACCATCTTCCTTCAAAATTTTCTTCTTCATAAAAATTTCCATTATCTAAAGCTTTTCTATTGTTTGCCTCACATTTTTCTGCCATCTCTTTTGGAAAAAATTCACTCTCTTTTTTACCAATTATTTCTAAATATGATTTTCCAAGATAATTTGCATAAGCTTCATTAAAATATTCTATTCTTCCTTTTGAATCTAAATAAAATATAAAATCTTGAACTGTATCCAACATAGTAACTAACTTATACTCAGACCTTTCTATCGTTTCATGAAATTCCATTTGAATAAATTTTTTCTTATTTTTTTTAATTTCATAAGTTTTTATTTTATAATTTTCAATAGTATTAAAATTTTTTATTGAAAAATTAAAGTATTTTTTATCAATATTTTGCTCTTTTAAAATATTTTTCATTTTTTTGTTTAAATATATAGTCTTTAAATCATTATCTAAAACTAGTATTCCTATTGTCAGATTGTCTAATAATGTATCTTTAAACATCTTACACCTCTTAATTTTTATCTTTGCTCTATATTTTATCATATTTTATAAAATATAAAAATTCTTTATTTTTTTATTTCTATACTACAAGTAGAATTTCTTGTAAAACTGTGTTAAACTTAATACAGTTTAGATTAAATTTTTGGAGGCATTATGAAAAAGAAAATTATGGCTGCTTTAATAGCAATATCACTACTTTCTTTAAGTGGATGTAAGGAGGAAAAAGTTGAAGACAAAACAAAAATAATAATTCCTATTAAAGTAGGTTTTAACTCTATCGCTCCTGATACTGATGTTTCTGCAGCTACTAAAGAGGTTATTAGAAATATGAACACAGGATTAATTAAATTTGATCCCGACTCTAAAACTCTTGTTCCTGCTTTAGCTAAATCTTATGAAATAAAAAATAATGGAAGAACTTATATTTTTAAACTAAGAGATGATATTTTCTTCCATAATAATAAAAAAATTACTCCTGAAGATGTTAAATACTCTTTTGAAAGAGTTTCTGGAATTAATACAGGTAAAGTTATTGTTGGTGAATGGAATAAAAAATTAGAAAGTATCAATGTTTTAGATGAGAATACTATCGAAATAAATATAAAAGATAGTGAACATAGTAGTTCTGATATATATAACATTACCGATGTTTCTATTATTCCAAAAGGAATATCTGAAAATGAACTTGAGAAAAATCCTATTGGTGCAGGGCCTTATAAATTTGTTGAATATATTCCTGGGCAAAAAATTGTATTAGAAGCCTTTGAAAACTATTATTTAGGTGTGCCTGAAATAGAAGAAGTAGAATTCAAAATTTATAAAGAAGGGGCAAGTAGACTTCTTTCGTTTAAAAACGGTGAAATTGACTTTCTTCCTTTAAATTTAGAATCTTTAAAAGAAGTAACAAAAGATAAAAATATAGAGGTCATATCTTCTTTAGGAAATGATGTTAACATTTTATATTTAAATAACTCTTTTAAAGCTTTTCAAAATAAA from Cetobacterium somerae carries:
- a CDS encoding iron-containing alcohol dehydrogenase gives rise to the protein MKNFIYDVPTRVLFGEGQVSNVGKEVKKHASKILLLYGKNSIKKNGLYDEVIKFLTKENIEVIELSGVDPNPRIETVREGADLCRKHNLELILAVGGGSTIDCAKGIAAQTKYHGDIWKDLCVDKKFDLLTEALPVASILTLAATGSEMNGNSVLSNVKENLKLGFNSYILRPVFSILDPTYTFSVNKYQTAAGAVDIMSHIFEQYFSPDKNGYLQARMMEGLLKTVIHYAPIAYDNPTNYEARANIMWASSLSLNGLTSAGKESTDWATHQIEHELSAKYDITHGVGLGILTPYWMEYVLDKENVHRFVDYANNVWGIFGEDDFEVAKKVITKTREFFDSLEIPSTLTDIGIDSSRFEEMATGATRLGPIGTMKKLNYKDVLEILTMSL
- a CDS encoding diguanylate cyclase, whose protein sequence is MFKDTLLDNLTIGILVLDNDLKTIYLNKKMKNILKEQNIDKKYFNFSIKNFNTIENYKIKTYEIKKNKKKFIQMEFHETIERSEYKLVTMLDTVQDFIFYLDSKGRIEYFNEAYANYLGKSYLEIIGKKESEFFPKEMAEKCEANNRKALDNGNFYEEENFEGRWYQTFKSRVDLGNNSYGILGMVKEITASKKKTLDLKEKVYKDILTGIYNRNFYEEKMNKLLENKKTKIFSMMLLDIDKFKKINDDKGHDVGDLVLKKIAEILKRNVRKSNDFVIRIGGDELAVIIDGNLKELEKILKRVEKDILKENLLGDLKFNISVGLAEREQEENLNNLYKKADIELYKMKYKKQGATNESNKVI
- a CDS encoding VanZ family protein, encoding MSRIKLFRIISIAIMILIFWFSHQNGEESLKQSNFILQYLKEFLDIFNLGIRKLAHFTIYLILGSSYFLSFKSLDKKSVIISITLTFLYACTDEFHQGFVPGRGPALKDVFIDTLGGCLGIVLIFLFFNSNKKPIIK
- a CDS encoding ABC transporter substrate-binding protein — protein: MKKKIMAALIAISLLSLSGCKEEKVEDKTKIIIPIKVGFNSIAPDTDVSAATKEVIRNMNTGLIKFDPDSKTLVPALAKSYEIKNNGRTYIFKLRDDIFFHNNKKITPEDVKYSFERVSGINTGKVIVGEWNKKLESINVLDENTIEINIKDSEHSSSDIYNITDVSIIPKGISENELEKNPIGAGPYKFVEYIPGQKIVLEAFENYYLGVPEIEEVEFKIYKEGASRLLSFKNGEIDFLPLNLESLKEVTKDKNIEVISSLGNDVNILYLNNSFKAFQNKKVRQAIWEAIDMDRIIENLALPKAEKLYTHMSPYLKEFYKNGLEKNYPYNPEKAKELLKEAGYSNLSFTLTTISENTFENDLALFIKEDLAKIGVNVSINPIPWGQYLPEVYKAHRYEAALLRVAGYPDPQRILQRYETNYSSNMGNYSNQKVDLLLKEATETYDTSRRIDIYKEIQTLLNEDIASIYLMDQGVAIALSSKYTGYKTYPFAFIDVSTIKLKKNSK
- a CDS encoding Crp/Fnr family transcriptional regulator encodes the protein MKKIEQYITSYNLDDILIKEVHEKLLIKHYKKGEYILEAHKGTNSIYFIVEGTVEVSCILDNGNQICLNILRPLEIFGDIEYINKEEVLFDVVAKSDVIVILLPFQLAKDYLEDNINFWRFLAIEGNKKLLNTNRAIFYKSTLKAKDIFIKYLEDNGGEITFKSLDELSGRLNISYRNLTRIIKFYINKGTIVKDRNFIKIL